A genomic region of Populus nigra chromosome 11, ddPopNigr1.1, whole genome shotgun sequence contains the following coding sequences:
- the LOC133706285 gene encoding serine/arginine-rich splicing factor RSZ21-like isoform X1 encodes MSRVYVGNLDPRVSERDLEDEFRMYGVLRSVWVARRPPGYAFVEFDDRRDAIDAIRALDGKNGWRVELSHNSKGGGGRSGDGHGRGGGEDSKCYECGEPGHFARECRLRIGSRGLGSSRRRSPSPRRRGSPSYGYGRRSYSPRERRSPRRRSLSPRRGRSYSRSPPYRHGRRDSPYAIGD; translated from the exons ATGTCTCGCGTTTATGTTGGGAATTTGGATCCGCGCGTCTCCGAGAGGGATCTCGAAGATGAATTCCGGATGTATGGTGTTCTTCGTAG TGTCTGGGTTGCTCGAAGGCCACCAGGATATGCATTTGTTGAGTTTGATGATCGCAGGGATGCTATAGATGCAATTCGCGCATTGGATg GAAAGAATGGCTGGCGTGTGGAGCTTTCTCATAATTCTAAGGGTGGTGGAGGCCGTAGTGGTGATGGACATGGACGTGGTGGAGGTGAGGACTCAAAATGTTATGAGTGTGGTGAACCTGGTCATTTTGCACGAGAATGTCGCCTGCGCATTGGCTCACGAGGCTTGGGAAGTAGTCGTCGTCGAAGCCCCAGTCCTCGCCGCCGTGGAAGTCCAAGTTATGGGTATGGGCGCAG GAGTTATAGCCCCCGTGAGAGAAGATCTCCAAGACGCCGGAGCCTTTCACCTCGCCGAGGTCGCAGCTATAGCAGGTCCCCTCCATATCGTCATGGCCGCCGTGATTCACCTTATGCTATTGG CGACTGA
- the LOC133668779 gene encoding uncharacterized protein LOC133668779 yields the protein MILVSPDCLSNSYSSMVFSHNPMLSSHLCFTIRRRTFRTKTSRRLCVASSLITSPESFEVGRLIGSYGFMNITSYSAGGMDFEYSGGQLKLQDVGEGSVKIRLYEGRIAQGSLRGTPVVFKVYPGQRAGGIEADMMAANELNAHAVLQSSSKGSCQNLLMLVGGFETKTGEQWLAFRNGGKYSAADYAKVTSEKISKSISTKENSWNHFEQEQKIKRRRYFVIKLLQGAITGLAYMHYHDRLHQSLGPSSVVLNTIAEREAPYLVPRLRDLAFSVDLRISNLEDGRGTLSEGLWRRAIAAGASTPMEKRAFGIADDIYEAGLLLAYLAFVPFCEAGIVDALSLQRLLENTFRLDLEAMREYCLADDRLEEAVKFLDLGDRAGWQLLEAMLNPDFRKRPIAEAVLKHRFMIGAVV from the exons atgaTTCTGGTTTCACCGGATTGCCTCTCTAATTCTTATTCGTCGATGGTGTTTTCTCACAATCCCATGCTCTCCTCTCATCTCTGCTTCACAATAAGAAGAAGGACGTTCCGAACGAAGACGAGTCGACGACTCTGTGTAGCGAGTAGTCTGATTACAAGCCCCGAGTCATTCGAAGTTGGGAGACTCATTGGCAGCTACGGCTTCATGAACATTACGAG CTATTCGGCAGGAGGAATGGATTTTGAATATTCAGGTGGACAGCTGAAACTTCAAGATGTAGGAGAAGGTAGCGTGAAGATCAG GCTTTACGAAGGAAGAATAGCGCAGGGTTCACTTAGAGGCACTCCCGTTGTTTTCAAg GTATATCCTGGACAGCGAGCTGGTGGCATAGAAGCTGATATGATGGCTGCAAATGAGCTCAATGCCCATGCTGTACTTCAG AGCAGTTCAAAAGGTTCATGCCAGAATCTCCTGATGCTTGTTGGAGGATTTGAGACAAAAACTGGAGAACAG TGGCTTGCTTTTCGTAATGGTGGGAAATATAGTGCAGCAGACTATGCAAAAGTTACTAgtgaaaaaatttcaaaaagcaTTTCGACCAAGGAAAACTCCTGGAATCATtttgaacaagaacaaaaaataaagcgCAGAAGATATTTTGTTATCAAGCTACTTCAGGGGGCTATTACTGGTCTAGCCTACATGCATTACCATGACAGATTGCACCAGAGTCTTGGACCATCTTCTGTTGTTCTCAA CACTATAGCAGAGAGAGAGGCTCCTTATTTAGTTCCACGACTTCGAGATCTAGCCTTTTCTGTTGATTTGAG GATTTCAAATTTAGAAGATGGCCGTGGGACATTATCAGAAGGACTTTGGAGAAGAGCAATTGCTGCTGGAGCCTCCACACCTATGGAGAAACGAGCCTTTGGAATTGCAGATGACAT ATATGAAGCTGGTCTTCTTCTTGCATACTTGGCTTTCGTTCCATTTTGTGAAGCAGGCATTGTGGATGCTCTTTCTTTGCAA AGGCttttagaaaacactttccgactCGATCTTGAAGCTATGAGAGA ATATTGTTTAGCAGATGATCGTTTGGAAGAAGCTGTGAAGTTTCTGGATCTTGGTGACCGGGCTGGATGGCAATTACTTGAG GCAATGCTAAATCCAGACTTCCGGAAGAGACCAATCGCTGAAGCTGTGCTTAAGCATCGATTCATGATCGGAGCTGTTGTTTGA
- the LOC133706285 gene encoding serine/arginine-rich splicing factor RSZ21-like isoform X2 has translation MSRVYVGNLDPRVSERDLEDEFRMYGVLRSVWVARRPPGYAFVEFDDRRDAIDAIRALDGKNGWRVELSHNSKGGGGRSGDGHGRGGGEDSKCYECGEPGHFARECRLRIGSRGLGSSRRRSPSPRRRGSPSYGSYSPRERRSPRRRSLSPRRGRSYSRSPPYRHGRRDSPYAIGD, from the exons ATGTCTCGCGTTTATGTTGGGAATTTGGATCCGCGCGTCTCCGAGAGGGATCTCGAAGATGAATTCCGGATGTATGGTGTTCTTCGTAG TGTCTGGGTTGCTCGAAGGCCACCAGGATATGCATTTGTTGAGTTTGATGATCGCAGGGATGCTATAGATGCAATTCGCGCATTGGATg GAAAGAATGGCTGGCGTGTGGAGCTTTCTCATAATTCTAAGGGTGGTGGAGGCCGTAGTGGTGATGGACATGGACGTGGTGGAGGTGAGGACTCAAAATGTTATGAGTGTGGTGAACCTGGTCATTTTGCACGAGAATGTCGCCTGCGCATTGGCTCACGAGGCTTGGGAAGTAGTCGTCGTCGAAGCCCCAGTCCTCGCCGCCGTGGAAGTCCAAGTTATGG GAGTTATAGCCCCCGTGAGAGAAGATCTCCAAGACGCCGGAGCCTTTCACCTCGCCGAGGTCGCAGCTATAGCAGGTCCCCTCCATATCGTCATGGCCGCCGTGATTCACCTTATGCTATTGG CGACTGA